TAGAAACCCAGCCCCTGATACAGACAGACATCTCCACTAAGCGATCAACAAGCCGCATTAGTTAAAATTACAGCATCCGGCagtgactttcaaaataaatgtactTTACTGCCGTGGTCACAAATGATGGTAAATAGCTGCATAACCAATTTTGTTCGTAATTTTATCGCTGCCTGTTAATTacatctttatatttaaaaataaaatatggaagTGGTGGTGAAAGAAGTATGACTCTGTCATTCAAAACTGTACTCAAGAGTAGATAAAAGTGCATACATTGGCCTTCATTCCCCTAAAACTATAACAGGACCATGAAATTTCAATCTACTCTTAACATACTTTTGCAATTGATTTAACTAATTTAACTAAAGCTAATGAAGACCGTGACCATGAATTACAagccatgttttttgttttattctgttttaacTCAAATGCAAATGCCTAAAAGAGGAAAAGCATCACACAGGCCAGCTATGCCCTGGCAGCCAAAAATGAGTCAGCTCCAGCCCAGTAATGGTTACCAGATTTGGGTAGGTTTTTGATATGTGGATTTGAGACTGAGAATTAGCACactaaatgcacacacactgcatttaGACAGACAACTGACCATGGTTGGTGACCTGATTTTGACAAGCTAAAGACCTGGTTCCCTTTCAACACCCAGACTAGTACCACACTTGGGCCAAGCTATTTCTAATAGGCCAGTTTGATTTGGGCTATTAATGTGCCAAACCATTTTGTATAGCCAACTAATCCTGTTAACATACCTTACAAGAGCAAGCACTGTAAATATTTcaagcaaaaataataacaataataattaaaaagtaaCCATTTTGATTATGCACGTAAATGTCTCCCAAAGGGTTACCATGTGTCACACATAATATGggactgcacagcatttttTATCCCTTGTCCAGGTGCACCTGGTCACCTGCTTatcaatgcaaatatctaatcagcccaTCATATGGTAGCATCTCAGTGCTTttaggattttcccacacaactacCTCTAGAGTTgtacaaaaaagagaaaatatccaatgagcAGCATGCCACGcctatcagctaagaacaggaaactgaggctgcaattcacacaggctcaccaaaactatgtaaaatgaacacaaaaacaacGCCTCGTCTGATAAGTCTTGATTTCTGgcgtgacattcagatggtagggtcagaatttggtacaTGGATGCAGCCTGTCTTCTATCAACAATTCAGGCTGCTGCCGGTGGTGTAATagtgtggaggatattttcttggcacattttgggcctcttagtaccaAGTGAGCATCTTTTAAAgatcacagcctacctgaggaAGGTTGCTGATTGTGTTAATGTTCATATTAATTTAGAAGAAAATGTGTTGGGCAAAAATCTCCAATATCTCCTGAAATGCTGTAGAGCATGTAAATCTACTCTTTTAAATTACAACAATTATTTCTCTCCAAGAGAAAATCGTCACACTTTGTGAATTAAAGTCAGGCTTTAATTTTGAAAAGACAATTCCTTACATCCCTTCTTTTCGTAGCTGTTTTAGTCCCACTTGACAAGTCTACTTTCCAAATCGGAAACCAGTTAAAGCTCTGACAAAAAAGTTGGGTGGTTCCACTATCTCTTGAATAATTTGTTTTCAGAGTCAAAGTCCATCTTTCACTTCCCTCAAAATGGATGCTCAGGATTTTATTTCTAACATCATAATGCTGGGAGAGAAAACTCTATCCAGATATTGTATAATGGAAAATGGGAAGCACTAAATATGGAATCCATGTCCAGTCATACATAGTTGAGTGAAAAGGTAAACTTAAGGAAAAGAGACATTCAGATAATCATTTTAGATTGACACTTTATTCTTCACAGCATTACTCTGTCTGCAACAATCAGCTACAAAAGCTCAGAACATTATGAAAAATAACCTCACGAGAAGCTTCTGAGCCCAATCTAGCAGTTATCCGTTTCACAGGATTAATGAGACAGAATCATGAGTCGAGATTGCATGAATTTGCCTGTGACTGAAGCAGGGCAGTCGCATTAGCATGAACTCCATACAGGTCATtaatggtagaaaaaaaaaacaaaaaaaaaacaccaccacatgacaaaacacaaagagctgaaaatacagcatgtttgcaattttacaaCAATATACAGAAAATTTAAGTAAGTCAGGCCATATCTTTGCCTTTAATATCATAGAACAATGACTTTATTTTGCAGTAGACACGATCAGCtatgaaatgaaatgactgaTGAAGACCTCCATACATGAAgagtaaaaaaaacccaaataaaaaaacaaaacaagcctcctgtgtgtctctgcacacaTTTGAGGCAAAAATCATCACCAGATATGTTATATTCTCATAAAACTGGATTGAATCTCCCACTCTTCATTTGTGCAGTACAGGCAAAGGTAACAGAGAAGATGACTGCACTATGGAGCAAAGTGTGGCCTCCAACTCTTTGCATTTTGCAGTGATGAATACGCATTTATTGTTTGGCTGTTCATGTTTTCATGCGAGATGCAACACTTTTCTGTGTGGATCTGCCgttcaaagaaaagaaagcctCTACAATATATttgttcatatatttatatattactaAAAAGCTGTAACTTAAATTTAACGTACTTCTTGAATAGTCATCTGTATTCTTCAGaatattaattaaatatataatatatagacAGAGCGATCATAAATTCTTCATTATTCAAAAAGCTTTTGTGTCAGTGGTTCTCTGGGGCATCCTCAAGTTATGGCACAGTGGTCTCTATCCAAACAAGTCAAATTTGCATCAAGGTAAGGGACGAAACCGAGTGACAGGGACTGACGTCATCTGTGGTCTAGTAATCATTTCCTGACTCACTCAACAGTGAAAAATAATCTGTAATCtactctctcttcctctcttcagAATTCCTTTCATTTCCTACCCCTCTTTCCTTCATACAGGGTTGGCACTGCAGATTTGAAAACGTGGTCCCTCCTCGTCTCTCGGAGTGGTAGTCAGTTACATCCTGAGCCTATGTTTTTTTGAGGGTGATGTTTTGCATGAAGATATGAGAAAGAAGGTCAGGACACCAAAGACAACATGAAAGTTTTTTCCTTGCCTGCCACTTAGTGGACACGGTCACTAATGAACTCTGCAATGTGAAATCTCCAGTGGGGTAGCGAGCAAAGCTACAGGACAGCTGACCAGCGGTAGAAAAGTACACCCGCACAGACAGCCGCCACCAAGCGTCACAGAGATCTCACATGTTGGTGTCTCTCTTGTCTTTGCTCGGTGACGGTTTTGAAGGATCCTTAGCTGCCTTTCCATTGGTGGAGGCAGCAGCTGTGTCGGTGGTAGAAGCCACGGCAGCAACGGAGCGCTTGGTTTGCTCCTCGCTTCGGGCCTCTGGGCTCGGCTGTGTGGGAGGAACCTGCTCAGCTGGCGGCTGGACGGTTAGTTCTTGCTGTAGTTTGTGACTCTGCAGGAGACGAAGCTGGACGCGGAGTTCCAAGATGGCTTCCTGCTCCTCGTGGATGGCCTGGTTCAAGTGGGTGTTTTTGTTCTGCATggcaacaaaacacagattttacattttcaaacttaTATCCTGTAGAACTCCAGTcaattctaaaaataaaaaaaaactccaggaacaaaaaaaaattcacaattttatcaacaaaagcagcagtgtggcATACTTTCGGACATTACTCTGAATAATAACACTTTTGCCAAACACCACAGGAGCTGTATTCAACAGGTAGTGTAGGCCGAATCCATTCTTACCTCCAGTTCCTCATTTTGCTTCTGCAGATCTTCCAGTATCATCTGCAGCTCTTCCTCATCCTCGCTCTCACTTTCGCTGTCTGACGAATATTCCTCTGTCTCACTGCGACCCTGCTGCCGACTGAGGAGGAACATAACGCTCAGTTAGTGCTTCAACCTAATGTAATGCTTTACTCTTACCTGATCTACCAACATGTGAGGTGTGCCCAAAAAGTCCAGGACCagccaatagaaaaaaaataaatacttaaccCCATGTGAATTAGGCACAATTTCACCTCAGACCTCAAGCTCGTGCAGAGAACAAACATCAATTTTGTCTTTCAGACTGGCCAAGATTTTACGAGATGTGTGATTGCTAATGAAGAGAGCCGATCTCAAGCTACAACAGTGCAGTTTTCAGTCAAGAGTCCACAGTGTCCAAGCCCAAAAGAAGCACATCAGGTGAAGAGCATGACCATGAGCATGcttgttatgtttttttcacaATTAAACGGTTCCCTGGGGGTGTGACTGTCAACACAGAGTACTGTCCTGGGGCAGGACAGATCTTgtaaaaacagtccaaaatGTGGTGCATGCCAGCACACGCAACTTAAGGGACATGACGAGAATTCCACTGAGTGATCTAAAAACATCAGCCACACTGAAAACAAGCTAAACGTGCTCAAGAATTTCatgatgcatttctttttcattcacctctcttcggtctgtttatacaccactctgcatttaatcactagtaaTTATTAATCTCCGGCTCGCTTCCACAGATTGTCTTTTGTCccatctccctcccctcacccccaaccggtcgtggcagatgactgcccctccctgagcctggttctgctggaggtttcttcctgtaaaaggaagtttttccttcccactgttgccatgtgcttgctcatagggggttgttttgattgttgcaCTTTCTCTGGAATTACTGcatggtctttatcttacaatataggcgactgtttgttgtgatttggcactacataaataaaattgaattcttACCTCTGTATGTCTGCAATCTCTGCCCGCAGCCTCTCGATTTCTTCCTTCTCGGTAGCAATCTGTCTACGCAGCACCTGCTCAAGAGAGATCAGCTCCTCCTGTTCTGTCAGGATCTCGTTCTCCTGATTGCAGAGAGAAGGCGGGTAGAACAAGAAGACATTTATACGTTTTTTTGACAATTTTTTTGAGTGAAGCAGATCAATGCATCTGTACGACTGACTCACCTGTGCTAAGAGGAGGTTGATGACTTCCTCTTCATTCTCAGTCATTTCTTCCTTCGAAACATCTTCCTTTGACAGGCTTGCTATCTCCTGGGCTATTTTACTCTCACACTCCTACAGTCCCACAGAGAGCAGACACAAAGTATAGCTGGCAAGTAGTTCTGGTTGAAACAAGACTATGCTTTAATCTTAAATTCTGATAGTCAAGGAGGGGTTGAATAATCTCCATTTGCCTTTTTGATGTTATTGTGTAATACACCCACACGCCAGTTTAAGAACTCCTAGCTAGATCtaatacagatgaaagaaacagTCCTGCAGTAGTTCCCTACCTTAATGAAGGCTACAATTTCTATACTTTAGAAAAGGTGAAAATTCTGGGGTTTATTACTGGGGTGGATGAATAATTATTATAACCATTGGGAGAAACCATTAGGGGAACCTAAGAGAACCCTCTGACTGGCATGGGAAAATTGAGGTAGTGAGGGTGAAGCGTCGCCACCTATCTCCATTCTCATTAGTACCCCTGTGGGCCCTTGAGCAAGGCCCTTAACCCCCCCAGTTGCTCCATGGGCGCTTtctagctgccccctgctccacatGTTGTGTACTACGTActgcatgtgtgatgggttaaatgcagagactgaatttcactgcatgtatatgtgtatgtggcAATTAAAGTTGTTCTTCTACTAACAAGAGATACATAAAGAGAGTGATAAAGAGTGATTACCTGCCGTTTGGCCTCCCTCAGTTTGCGTTTCAGAGCAGTTAGGATTCTCTGGACCTCCCAGAGCCGCTCCTCTTTGGACAAGTCCTTCACCCCCGCCTGAAGGTCCCGGTGCAGACAATTCAGGAGGAActcctaaacacaaacactttcatATTATAGGCTGAAATTTACTTGATGACAATCAGTTTAAAATAAGCGGAGGAGACAAACACATATAATAAGTCAATACAAAACTGTATTGActgtaatacaaaaaaaatacaaaactgaaacgTCACAGTATTAAGTGACAAACTAAACCTTATCTTTCAAAAAGCGTGGTCTGAGATTCATGCATATCATTTTAATATTCAAACCATCACACAGAGAGTCACTTATTAGCTACACCAACATTTCAGCATATTGTAATTCAAGTGCTCTAAGAGGGACTGAGATGTGTGAACCTccactgggatttttttttaatgttttagaaATCCTGGACATGAAGGGACACTTTAACGTTAAAAGACTCAGTTTCACCTGAGAGACTGCGGTTCAAATCAACAGATCAAACCATCTGAAGTTTAGGATTTTGTTTGTACTAAGGTGTACTTCATCTGACAGAAACTAACTAAACTTCTGAATCACATGGTGACTAAATGCTGAGCCCTGGCACACTGAGAAACAACCCTCAAGATAAAAAATGTGCACTGCTGACGAGACACTTTTCTATAAATAGAAAAGGCTTACTTAGCTCAATTACTGCTGCATTACTATGCTTGTATTTTGTAACACTTTAAAACCTGCTCTAAAAGGATAATCATCTGTTTGCAGCAGATATTgagatataaaacaaaaaaaacacaaaaaaaaaaacacattcacatttaagAAGCTGCGCTCATTGTTTCAAACACTATTAAACACATTAGCTGCAGTGGGACCAAACCCACCTGCCGTCGAATCTCCTCTTTGATGCTCTCCTGGGTCTCGGGCAGAGCTGGCATCGTTGCCATATTGGACCAGCGGAGTGGCCGCACCACTGGCTTCAAGTTTACATCTCCAAACAGCTCCTTCACGTGGGTGAAGAACATGTAAAGGACACGATTCCCAATCTGAAGAGGAGACACAGCAATCACCAGAGGGAAATGAACACAAAGCTGAATTGTATCTGCACCAGTTTCTCCACAGTACAAATTCCTTCATGTTTATTTAGCCTGATTAAACTGACCCTGGATTCTGCTCATTAATTGGAAGAACTGTTTATTTAACAGTGTTGTGGcagtggctgctgctggtggttcaGAATAAGTGGAGCAGCAACAGAGATGTCCCCTATGGGAATAAATTAGCTTTACTAAACTGGGCCAGGGTTTCAGAGATGAACTGACTCTTTGAGCCAATAAAAATTCACTGGTTTGTTGCTAAGGGGAGGGTTAATATATTCTTGGTCTATTTGAGCCTGAGCCAAAATTCCACATTATTATTTGATGTTTAGTTTGCCTGTTGCTGTAAAACTGATGTTCTCTGCACCAGTTCATGagctttttttgtatttcttccaTCTTTTGCCATCTTACTATAGATTTGCATTTTTACAGGTTGATCTTTTTCTCGCTGACCTGTATGGTGGGGTTAAGGACGATGGAGATATTCTGAATATTCATCTTCGTGTCTGTCTCCCTGGCAATGACGTGGTCCATGTGCGTGATGAGCCAGGAGAGAAGGAGTCGGCTCTCCGGCGGCACTTCGGCCAGCAGCCTCTGGAACTCCATCACCTTTTCAGCCTCCACCTGCCGACCGCAAGCGTCCTCGAACCGCTGGACCAGGTCTCGACCCAGAACGTTGTCGGGCAGCTCACGGAGGTACTGCttcaacaggctggcgaccgtGTGAGGGTCATACTCCTCCAGGCATGGGCACTCCTCTCGGTCATACGCAGCTTTCAATTCATCTACCTTGGATTTCATacctgaaagggaaaaaaaaacattgtgagTAATCAAagatattttggtttgtttaaagaGTAAAATCAACATGTTTGATACCTGAGACCCGGTAGATGCCCTCACACTTCATTCCATAATTTTCAATGTAGTCCACACACTCTCTGAAGATGGCTGGCAGCTGGATGCCATCATACAGAGCTGTCCTCTTGATAGCTTCAGCCAGCGGGACTCCAAAGATGGGCCTGAAGGTCGGGGTCTCCACTGGGActggctctgcctctgtggttggtttcttcttcttcttcttctctttccacTGTTTCACCACATCTGCAGCTGTCAGGTCCTTTGACTTTTTATCCTTGGCTTTGTCCTCTTTGGGACCCTTCTCTTTCACCTTAaaatccttttctttcttcttggaGAAGCTAGGCTTCTTGAACACGTGGATTCCCTTGGAGCGCTTCATTTTGGATGGGCTCTCTGCTTCGTCTGCAGAACTGTCCTCCTGGAAGGCGGCGTATCCTTCCGCTGTGAAAGTAAATAAAGAGTAAGAAGAGGCAGAAACCAGGTTAGATCTAAAGGGAGTAACACCCCTGTTTTCTAATCTCGTCCTATGACTGAACTATGATAGCagtaaaacagaaacaggaagagagacgggtgagagagagaagatagcagaggaggaggagaatgagGACTAGGAAAAGAGGTCAGCCACTGATTTAGCATAGCTCCCACTGCACGTTACAATGCTCCTCTCCCAAACAGCTCAGTTTAAGCATTTTTCCTCAGTGGCCTCTTGTCAGTTTAAACCTCCTGTAATTTTATTTGCCCTGGGTTTCCCCAAGAATGGGCTCTGCGTATCACACCGCTGCCTGAGACACACCTTCCCTGGGTTCAGTGGGTGTACACTGAATCTGtccatctcttcctctctcccacCATATCCTGGTGTAAGAGCTAAATCCAGACATGGAAAAATCATGACACAAAATGGACAACAGTGAAAAACATCCCCAGCAGGGGAACATTTCTCACCACTATGGCCAGCAACAGCCAACAGGACAGAAATGTGGGAGGAATTCTTCTAATTAGTACTGATGTGATCTTTAGCTCCCACGGTAGCTCCCAGATGTTAAAATATAATGTTTGATGTATTGggcatttttcttccttttaacaaataacaatgaaaaaggTGCTAATCCTCAGCTGAATTCAAGGATTTTGTTCAAACTAGATTACAGGTAATGTAAACTTCAGTGATTTCCATTATGTAAAACCTGTGCTCCTGAACCTGTTTGCAAATACATCAATGACTTGCAGAGGTGCAGCGGACTCGTGAGAGCAACATCTTTTCCTCTGACAGTTTTTCATCACCAGACCTCACTTTGATTGAAATTTGTTGCAAAGCTGCAAATTCCCGGTTGTTACATGAACCACCTTATACCCATGTCTGATTTTAAATGTGTGCCCGTTTGTGTCCTGCTGTCTCATAAGAGATGGGTGTTGCATCTGTAAACTCTATGGCGCTCAATAACTATTTTGACTTTATCTAAGTATGTGTACTGTATCAGTTCACTATAAATTATCTCCTTCATATACTGCCCATCAATATAAGCTGGTGTTCAATGCAAGTAAAATTTGCACAACTATAGCAGGGTTGCCATAATGCTATTTCTATTTTACAATTATAATTACCACAGTTTATTACAGTGTGAAACACAGCACAAGCAGGCACGGTGATACTACAATCTATACGGCAGACTCTATACTGCAGAGTCTGGCCACCCTGCTTGCCTGCTGTTACATGAAGACTTACATGAACTCTGGACAACACTGGTCTCATCAGATCTTGATACTGTCTGAAGTTGCCCTTTCCcacatgtagcacacagcaggagatgaTAAAGTCAAGTTCTCACTCATGGTGTTTAGACTAGGATGTCGCCAGGATAAAGTGTTCACTCACTCTCTTTGAAGTCACCAAATAATTACATTCTCTGTTCCCACAACTGGACATCAATCGCACTTTGTACTAGGGAGCTAATAGTTAAATGTCAGATCTAACATTTGTGCTCTCACGTGCACCTTTGTCACGTGCTCCTATTTATAGGTAATATCTAGACTAAAAAATTTTAGTCAAACTTCTATTTCGAAATtcaaaaataaacctttaatCCCAAATAGTTCACTTGTGCTGTACTCCCTTCTCCCTCCCTCAACCcatgtttcccaaaaataaaaaataaataaccatcttactccttttctcctttttcttgaacttgttcttcttcttgctATGCTCTTTATCATCGTCTGAGACGTAGGCGTCAGGGGGCTCGTGGTGATGCCCATCATGAGGCGGCGACGGTTCGCCAGTGCGATACAGCCCGGGGAATTTGGTGGGGCTGATTTCTTCAGAGCTGGGGGTGCGGGCCACGCCCCCGGGGTGCTCGGCCCTGCGCTGCTCTGCAGGGCTGCTGCTGGGGGGCAGGAAGCATTCAGTCATGGCTGCTGTGGCCAGATCACTCCTCCGACTCGCACATCACCTCTCCATCACACCTGCAATGGACAGAAGTATGAGACTCTGACTTACACCAGTGTATAAActtattttcatcttttctaCATAACTTCAGTAACTGTGCACCTTTTCAGCCATATAATCAGATTAGAGTGGTACTTAGCTCATTTGTCAATGATTAGGTTTAATCTCAGGACCAATCAGAAAATAGTATTGAATGTTTTAGATGCATCTTGCGTATATTGTATGCTTTAATTGCTTGTATGACTTAACTATGTTTGTGCCACTGTAGGTTAAAGGGTTAGGGATTGCAAGACCTTTAGTTGCCCAATGATAAAAGCTGTCTTTTTAAACCTCTGCAGCATAACAGAAGTTAATTTTCTATGTTACAGCACACTGTAGCAATACAAATATAATTTAGCGACAACACACAAACTCAAAGCAGAATCCAGTCATTGTCAGAGAAGCATGTCCATCACCAAAAGGAACTCCTAATCTTAAGACCAAGTTATTCAAGTGAACAACATAGTTATAACACAATTAACCACTTAAAGCTGAACATGTTCAACATAAGACATGGCAGACAGCTGGGATAATGTGGTCAAAATAATCATAATATGTAACTGATCTGATAGATCCTAAAACTGAGGTAGCAGCACAGTAAAACAAGCTGGAATTATTTCCTGTGTTGTCTTCTTTTGTGTATAAATATTTTGTTGACAATTCCTTGAACAGCATAACTGCACCAGTAATGTCCACCCACCAGATGGGGCTTCTGCCATTTAAACAATCCCATATCTAATATGTCAAATCCAGACAGCCGGAGTCAGCAAAAACCAAATGACCACTTCAACAGTCACAGAGATAGAGACTTATCTGAAGCACATCATCTCTGATTACAGTAAATCATGTGGCAGGCTGCATACAGGCAGCCACCTGAAACAGCCCAATGGGCTACGCAGAAAAAGGAAGTCCTGAGCAGTTCTAAGTGTTTAAGGAAGAGGGTTAATTTTATGTGACTACACCTATTTACTCTGAAACATTTCTCACACTCACAGTAGGCTGAACATCATGATTATGATAGTTAACTAAAACTAGATGTACAAAGTAAACATTTTAGGTACCTGAGATATAAGTATAATAAATGAAACCTATCTTAAACAATTCTGAGCACCTATAAAACgagctaaaagaaaaataagcacatacaggaaatgtctttaggtttagttttttccccagtttggccaagtctaaataaata
This portion of the Archocentrus centrarchus isolate MPI-CPG fArcCen1 chromosome 17, fArcCen1, whole genome shotgun sequence genome encodes:
- the ralbp1 gene encoding ralA-binding protein 1, with the translated sequence MTECFLPPSSSPAEQRRAEHPGGVARTPSSEEISPTKFPGLYRTGEPSPPHDGHHHEPPDAYVSDDDKEHSKKKNKFKKKEKRTEGYAAFQEDSSADEAESPSKMKRSKGIHVFKKPSFSKKKEKDFKVKEKGPKEDKAKDKKSKDLTAADVVKQWKEKKKKKKPTTEAEPVPVETPTFRPIFGVPLAEAIKRTALYDGIQLPAIFRECVDYIENYGMKCEGIYRVSGMKSKVDELKAAYDREECPCLEEYDPHTVASLLKQYLRELPDNVLGRDLVQRFEDACGRQVEAEKVMEFQRLLAEVPPESRLLLSWLITHMDHVIARETDTKMNIQNISIVLNPTIQIGNRVLYMFFTHVKELFGDVNLKPVVRPLRWSNMATMPALPETQESIKEEIRRQEFLLNCLHRDLQAGVKDLSKEERLWEVQRILTALKRKLREAKRQECESKIAQEIASLSKEDVSKEEMTENEEEVINLLLAQENEILTEQEELISLEQVLRRQIATEKEEIERLRAEIADIQSRQQGRSETEEYSSDSESESEDEEELQMILEDLQKQNEELENKNTHLNQAIHEEQEAILELRVQLRLLQSHKLQQELTVQPPAEQVPPTQPSPEARSEEQTKRSVAAVASTTDTAAASTNGKAAKDPSKPSPSKDKRDTNM